One window of Enterobacter sp. RHBSTW-00175 genomic DNA carries:
- a CDS encoding HNH endonuclease, with amino-acid sequence MEFYQADPTLENYWRGVILFGRNVASYKFALASALYEVDKTGSDLITLDELAAPFSRHLCEHLKHAPKQITSRSSQFLETCLKFNNGEITHAQLIEATVRLGFNNVIDAFHNVNQGEIEKRFFIDERKTSNGIRLTDNFFSLGERLQYKNLAFETHARWNLVEQAWAMGVSRNLVGVEFDEENQLLFTKVNARRVDITSCRDSLNGYQKGRCFYCFRPISLVPGDPELADVDHFIPWAARNEVGNINGVWNLVLACQCCNRGVEGKSARIPKVRLLERLHTRNEYFIQSKLPLHETIVQQTGENPAARISFLQRNWQTARDKLLHTWEPKAEGEATF; translated from the coding sequence ATGGAATTTTACCAGGCCGATCCTACGCTTGAGAACTACTGGCGTGGTGTGATCCTCTTTGGAAGGAACGTCGCATCTTACAAATTTGCGCTGGCGTCAGCGTTGTATGAAGTGGATAAGACGGGCAGCGATCTGATCACCCTGGACGAACTTGCCGCCCCCTTTAGCCGACACCTTTGCGAGCATCTGAAACATGCGCCAAAGCAGATCACCTCCCGCAGCAGTCAGTTTCTGGAAACCTGCCTTAAATTCAACAATGGCGAAATCACCCATGCCCAACTGATTGAAGCGACAGTACGGCTTGGCTTTAACAATGTGATTGATGCTTTCCATAATGTGAATCAGGGCGAGATCGAGAAACGCTTTTTCATCGACGAGCGCAAAACCAGTAATGGAATACGCCTGACGGATAACTTCTTTTCGCTGGGTGAACGCCTGCAATATAAAAACCTGGCATTTGAAACCCATGCGCGCTGGAACCTGGTAGAACAGGCCTGGGCGATGGGGGTTTCCCGTAATCTTGTGGGCGTCGAGTTCGACGAAGAGAATCAGCTGCTGTTCACAAAGGTGAACGCGCGCCGCGTGGATATCACCAGTTGCCGCGACAGCCTGAACGGATACCAGAAAGGACGCTGTTTTTACTGTTTCAGGCCAATCAGCCTGGTGCCGGGCGATCCTGAACTGGCGGACGTTGACCACTTTATTCCGTGGGCTGCACGCAACGAGGTTGGCAACATTAATGGCGTCTGGAATTTAGTGCTGGCGTGTCAGTGTTGTAACCGCGGTGTCGAGGGCAAGTCTGCCCGTATTCCGAAAGTCAGGCTCCTGGAGCGCTTACATACCAGAAACGAGTATTTTATTCAGAGCAAACTGCCATTACATGAGACGATTGTTCAACAAACGGGGGAAAACCCAGCTGCACGGATAAGTTTCCTTCAACGTAACTGGCAGACCGCAAGGGATAAACTTCTCCATACCTGGGAACCCAAAGCTGAAGGCGAGGCAACATTTTAA
- the trpS gene encoding tryptophan--tRNA ligase has protein sequence MSTTILTGDRPTGPLHLGHYVGSLRQRVALQQTHNQFVLIADLQGLTDNGSNPQKIRDNIPEVLADYLAAGIDPNLTTICLQSALPALAELTMLYMNIVTVARVERNPTVKNEIAQKGFARSLPVGFMAYPISQAADITAFKAECVPVGDDQLPMIEQTNEIVHKMNSLLPAPVLRHCKAMLSDTSRLPGIDGSAKMSKSLGNTLHLSASEETIHRAVSAMYTDPNHLKVNDPGQIEGNVVFTYLDAFHPDKDKVAAMKAHYQAGGLGDRVCKNELEACLQELIAPMRERRAMYMQDKGELMAMLKRGTERAQGVTQGTLREVKVGLGVPVF, from the coding sequence ATGAGCACCACTATTCTTACCGGCGATCGCCCGACCGGCCCGCTGCACCTTGGTCACTATGTCGGTTCACTGCGCCAGCGCGTGGCGCTGCAACAGACGCACAACCAGTTTGTGCTGATTGCCGATTTGCAGGGGCTGACCGACAACGGCAGCAACCCGCAGAAGATCCGCGATAACATCCCCGAAGTGCTGGCCGATTATCTGGCCGCGGGCATCGACCCGAACCTGACCACTATCTGCCTGCAATCCGCCCTGCCCGCCCTTGCCGAGCTGACGATGCTGTATATGAACATCGTCACCGTTGCCCGCGTGGAGCGTAACCCGACGGTGAAAAATGAGATTGCGCAGAAAGGGTTTGCCCGCTCGCTGCCGGTCGGGTTTATGGCCTACCCCATCAGCCAGGCGGCGGACATCACCGCGTTTAAGGCCGAATGCGTGCCCGTTGGCGACGACCAGCTGCCGATGATTGAACAGACTAACGAGATTGTGCACAAGATGAACAGCCTGCTGCCCGCCCCGGTGCTGCGCCACTGCAAGGCGATGCTGAGCGACACCAGCCGCCTGCCCGGCATCGACGGCAGCGCCAAGATGTCGAAATCGCTCGGCAACACGCTGCACCTTTCCGCCAGCGAAGAGACGATTCACCGTGCGGTGAGCGCGATGTACACCGACCCAAACCACCTGAAAGTGAACGATCCGGGGCAGATTGAGGGGAATGTGGTGTTTACCTACCTCGACGCGTTTCATCCGGACAAAGACAAGGTGGCGGCGATGAAGGCGCACTATCAGGCGGGCGGGCTGGGTGACCGGGTGTGTAAGAACGAACTGGAAGCGTGCCTGCAGGAGCTGATAGCCCCGATGCGCGAACGGCGGGCGATGTATATGCAGGACAAGGGGGAATTGATGGCGATGCTGAAACGCGGAACGGAACGGGCGCAGGGAGTGACGCAGGGGACGTTGAGGGAGGTGAAGGTTGGGCTGGGGGTGCCGGTATTTTGA
- a CDS encoding carboxymuconolactone decarboxylase family protein → MSTRVNHHKVTPALAKALSDLSMEVAKTSIDPALKHLIDIRVSQLNGCTFCLDMHSKEAKIAGERELRLYHLAAWRESPLFSAREKAALAFTEALTQIGVHGVSDALYRSVAEHFSDVEISELNFAIVAINAWNRLGITSRMAPGSLDVAYGLNKANLE, encoded by the coding sequence ATGAGCACTCGCGTTAACCACCATAAAGTCACACCTGCACTCGCAAAAGCGCTGTCCGACCTGAGTATGGAAGTGGCGAAAACCTCCATCGACCCGGCGCTGAAACACCTGATTGATATTCGTGTTTCTCAGCTGAACGGCTGTACTTTCTGCCTGGACATGCACTCGAAAGAGGCCAAAATTGCCGGTGAGCGTGAGCTGCGCCTGTACCATCTGGCCGCGTGGCGCGAATCACCGCTGTTCAGCGCTCGTGAAAAAGCCGCCCTGGCGTTTACCGAAGCGCTGACCCAGATTGGTGTTCACGGCGTGAGTGATGCCCTGTACCGCAGCGTGGCGGAGCATTTCTCCGATGTCGAAATTTCAGAGCTGAATTTTGCAATTGTGGCCATCAACGCCTGGAACCGTCTGGGGATCACGTCCCGCATGGCACCTGGCTCGCTGGATGTGGCGTATGGCCTGAATAAGGCTAACCTGGAGTAA
- a CDS encoding DUF1127 domain-containing protein, whose translation MEFHENRSKRPYIAFVWIWKTVKNWYRINRTRRILSAMSDEQLKDVGLSRFDV comes from the coding sequence ATGGAATTTCACGAGAATCGTTCAAAACGTCCGTATATTGCGTTTGTCTGGATCTGGAAAACGGTGAAGAACTGGTATCGCATCAACCGTACTCGCCGCATTTTGAGCGCCATGAGTGATGAACAGCTCAAGGATGTTGGGTTGTCGCGGTTTGATGTGTAG
- a CDS encoding ATP-dependent Clp protease proteolytic subunit yields MHYTMKESDNKDKAEGTHGAGALQQKLLDSRSIVISGEIDQALAEKVITQLILLQSISNDPIKLYINSQGGHVEAGDTIHDFIKFIRPEVHVIGTGWVASAGITIFLAAKKEHRYSLPNTRFMIHQPLGGVRGQATDIEIEAREIIRMLDRVNKLIADATGQPLEKVKKDTDRNFWMSPAEALDYGIVGKMITHYDDLKLD; encoded by the coding sequence ATGCACTACACCATGAAAGAAAGCGACAACAAAGATAAAGCGGAAGGGACACACGGCGCGGGCGCTTTACAGCAGAAGTTGCTGGATTCCCGTTCGATTGTTATCTCCGGCGAGATTGACCAGGCGCTGGCCGAGAAAGTGATCACTCAGCTGATCCTGCTGCAAAGCATCAGCAATGATCCTATTAAGCTGTACATCAACAGCCAGGGCGGCCACGTTGAAGCGGGCGATACCATCCACGACTTCATCAAGTTCATTCGCCCGGAAGTGCACGTGATCGGCACCGGCTGGGTCGCCAGCGCCGGGATCACCATCTTCCTGGCAGCGAAAAAAGAGCACCGTTATTCACTGCCAAATACCCGTTTCATGATCCATCAGCCGCTGGGCGGCGTGCGTGGTCAGGCGACGGATATTGAAATCGAAGCCCGCGAAATCATCCGGATGCTGGATCGCGTGAACAAGCTGATTGCTGACGCGACCGGCCAGCCGCTGGAAAAAGTGAAAAAAGATACCGACCGCAACTTCTGGATGTCTCCGGCAGAAGCGCTGGATTACGGCATTGTGGGTAAAATGATCACCCATTATGACGATCTGAAGCTCGATTAA
- a CDS encoding PLP-dependent aminotransferase family protein translates to MTRYQHLANILAERIEQGLYRSGERLPSVRALSQEHGVSISTIQQAYQILENLHLITPQPRSGYFVSQRKAQPPVPAMTRPVQRPVDVTQWDEVMMLLDARADKEIISFGGGSPDLNQPSLKPLWREMSRIAQHNPTDVLSYDVLDGRYELREQIARLMLDGGSTVAPNEIVITNGCHGALSIALLSVCKPGDIVAVESPSFHGTMQMLRGYDIKAIEIPTDPETGISIEALEMALEQWPIKAVILVPNCNNPLGFIMPEARKRQVLALAQRHDIVIVEDDIYGELAAEYPRPRTIHSLDIDGRVLLCSSFTKTVAPGLRVGWIVPGRYYDRVMHMKYAAGGFNVPGTQMAVAAFIRDGHYHRHVRRMRQIYQQNMETYTCWVRQFFPTEICVTRPQGSFLLWVELPEKVDMVCVSKQLCRLKIQAAAGSLFSASGKYRNCLRINVALPPNDKNRDALKKMGEAIHIAMEE, encoded by the coding sequence ATGACGCGCTATCAACATCTGGCCAATATTCTGGCCGAACGCATTGAACAAGGGCTGTATCGCAGCGGCGAACGTTTGCCATCCGTGCGCGCCCTGAGCCAGGAACACGGCGTCAGTATCAGCACCATACAGCAGGCTTATCAGATCCTCGAAAATCTTCATCTCATTACCCCGCAGCCACGCTCCGGCTATTTTGTTTCTCAGCGCAAAGCTCAGCCGCCTGTTCCGGCCATGACGCGCCCGGTGCAGCGCCCGGTGGATGTCACCCAGTGGGATGAAGTGATGATGTTGCTGGATGCGCGTGCCGACAAAGAGATTATCTCTTTTGGCGGCGGCTCGCCGGACCTGAACCAGCCGAGCCTGAAACCGCTGTGGCGGGAAATGAGCCGCATTGCGCAGCACAACCCTACCGATGTACTGAGCTACGACGTGCTGGACGGTCGATATGAACTGCGCGAGCAGATTGCCCGCCTGATGCTGGACGGCGGTTCAACCGTTGCCCCCAACGAGATTGTGATCACCAACGGCTGCCACGGCGCACTGTCGATTGCGCTGCTCTCGGTGTGCAAACCGGGAGATATCGTGGCGGTGGAGTCCCCGTCGTTTCACGGCACCATGCAGATGCTGCGCGGGTATGACATCAAGGCCATTGAAATCCCGACCGATCCTGAAACGGGGATCAGCATTGAAGCCCTTGAGATGGCGCTTGAGCAGTGGCCAATCAAGGCGGTGATCCTGGTGCCCAACTGCAATAATCCGCTTGGATTCATTATGCCGGAAGCGCGTAAACGTCAGGTGCTGGCGCTGGCTCAGCGCCACGATATCGTGATTGTTGAGGATGATATTTACGGCGAGCTGGCGGCAGAATACCCGCGTCCGCGAACGATCCATTCGTTAGATATAGATGGCCGCGTGTTGCTGTGCAGCTCGTTTACCAAAACAGTGGCCCCGGGGCTGCGCGTGGGCTGGATTGTGCCGGGACGCTATTACGACCGGGTGATGCACATGAAGTACGCCGCAGGCGGGTTTAACGTGCCGGGCACGCAGATGGCGGTAGCGGCGTTTATTCGTGACGGGCATTACCATCGGCATGTGCGGCGGATGCGCCAGATTTATCAGCAGAATATGGAAACCTACACCTGCTGGGTGCGGCAGTTTTTCCCGACGGAGATTTGCGTGACGCGCCCGCAGGGAAGTTTTTTACTGTGGGTGGAGCTACCGGAGAAAGTGGACATGGTCTGCGTGAGTAAGCAGCTGTGCCGCCTGAAAATCCAGGCCGCAGCCGGGTCATTGTTTTCCGCATCCGGGAAATATCGCAACTGCCTGCGGATCAACGTGGCGTTGCCACCCAACGATAAAAACCGCGATGCGCTGAAAAAAATGGGCGAGGCTATCCATATTGCGATGGAGGAGTAG
- a CDS encoding PLP-dependent aminotransferase family protein yields the protein MKPGYHDIYTRYRDNITRGVLKPGDKVPAIRVLAEELKVARKTVETAYAILIGEGYLVSQGARGTRVNPDLLLPGQNAPAEQATGTLPESLINQRERSGFLRPGIPALDSFPYKKWLLLAGQATRSMRQEEMLNPPVLGWYPLRQAIARYLNISRGLSCTAEQVLITSGYSGSLRLILDTLASRSDKVVFEDPGYFMGQQLLKRIVPRLHTVPVDRSGMDTGYLLHHHHDARFAIVTPSHQSPLAVTLSLPRKQQLLDWASQNEAWIIEDDYDGEFHYTRKVLPSLKSLDQHDRVIFMGTFSKTIMPSLRMGYVVMPASTVAAFTDCADIVTSGQPVLTQKILTAFLNEGHFFRHLKKMRALYQTRRDWMIAALQEVYGDLFFTEQNDGGMHIVAFLSRGSGDREVARCWQQHQLQVNALSEWYRGSGKRYGLVMGYNNVRTYQEALNLLEGPKQQTLELLG from the coding sequence ATGAAGCCGGGTTATCACGATATCTATACCCGCTATCGCGACAACATTACGCGCGGCGTGCTAAAACCCGGCGACAAAGTGCCCGCGATCCGCGTGCTGGCCGAAGAGCTAAAAGTGGCGCGCAAAACGGTTGAAACGGCATATGCCATTCTCATTGGAGAAGGGTATCTGGTCAGCCAGGGCGCGCGTGGCACGCGGGTAAATCCCGACCTGCTGTTGCCCGGGCAAAACGCGCCTGCGGAACAGGCCACCGGCACACTCCCGGAATCACTGATTAACCAGCGTGAACGCAGTGGATTTTTACGCCCGGGCATTCCGGCGCTCGACAGCTTTCCGTACAAAAAATGGCTGCTGCTCGCAGGCCAGGCCACCCGCTCCATGCGCCAGGAGGAGATGCTCAACCCGCCGGTCCTGGGCTGGTATCCGCTGCGCCAGGCCATTGCCCGTTACCTGAATATCTCGCGCGGGCTGTCCTGCACCGCCGAGCAGGTGCTGATCACCAGTGGTTATAGCGGCAGCCTGCGCCTGATCCTCGATACGCTTGCCAGCCGCAGCGACAAAGTGGTGTTTGAAGACCCTGGCTATTTTATGGGGCAGCAACTGCTCAAGCGCATCGTCCCGCGCCTGCACACCGTGCCGGTCGATCGTTCAGGTATGGATACCGGATACCTGCTGCACCACCATCACGATGCCCGTTTTGCCATTGTCACGCCATCGCACCAGAGCCCGCTGGCGGTCACTCTCTCCCTGCCGCGTAAACAGCAGCTTCTTGACTGGGCAAGCCAGAACGAGGCGTGGATCATCGAAGATGATTACGACGGTGAATTTCACTACACCCGCAAGGTGTTGCCATCGCTGAAAAGTCTCGACCAGCACGACCGGGTGATCTTTATGGGCACCTTCAGTAAAACCATTATGCCGTCGTTGCGTATGGGCTACGTGGTGATGCCCGCCAGCACCGTGGCGGCGTTTACCGACTGCGCCGACATCGTGACCAGCGGCCAGCCGGTGCTCACGCAAAAAATCCTGACCGCATTCCTGAATGAGGGGCATTTTTTCCGCCATCTCAAAAAGATGCGTGCGCTGTATCAGACCCGCCGCGACTGGATGATCGCCGCCTTGCAGGAGGTGTACGGCGATCTGTTTTTCACCGAGCAGAACGACGGAGGGATGCACATCGTGGCGTTTTTATCCAGAGGCAGCGGCGACCGTGAAGTGGCACGCTGCTGGCAACAGCACCAGCTTCAGGTGAATGCGCTTTCCGAGTGGTATCGCGGGTCGGGCAAACGCTACGGGCTGGTGATGGGCTATAACAATGTGCGGACGTATCAGGAAGCGCTGAATTTGCTTGAAGGGCCGAAACAGCAGACGCTTGAACTGCTGGGCTGA
- a CDS encoding SymE family type I addiction module toxin encodes MAATNFKPEFTVCKTESDAFTGVIENHELVRKNSARRLHGNQTRTSPVHPRAETPQASSACCELYSRVDNNYLPLEGEWLSRAGFINGMPVKIRVMKDCIVITPQHTRELWGCLDGMSVVNINKQKVAQWLKTFPGVLNDTGDIPIIKRNA; translated from the coding sequence ATGGCTGCGACGAATTTTAAGCCAGAGTTTACTGTTTGCAAAACAGAATCAGACGCTTTTACCGGCGTGATTGAAAACCACGAGCTGGTACGCAAAAATAGCGCCCGCCGTCTTCACGGCAACCAGACCCGTACCTCGCCCGTCCATCCACGGGCGGAGACGCCGCAAGCGAGTTCGGCCTGCTGCGAACTCTATTCACGGGTGGACAATAATTATCTTCCTCTGGAGGGGGAGTGGTTATCCCGGGCGGGTTTTATTAACGGGATGCCGGTCAAAATCCGGGTGATGAAAGACTGCATTGTGATTACGCCACAACATACAAGAGAATTATGGGGATGCCTGGATGGTATGAGTGTGGTGAATATAAATAAACAGAAAGTCGCGCAGTGGTTAAAAACATTTCCGGGAGTTTTAAATGATACCGGCGATATTCCGATAATTAAGCGTAACGCCTGA
- the fosA gene encoding FosA/FosA2 family fosfomycin resistance glutathione transferase, with translation MLQSLNHLTLAVSDLQKSLTFWHDVLGLTLHARWDTGAYLTCGDLWLCLSYDEARRVVLPQESDYTHYAFSVAEQDFAPFSHKLEQAGVTVWKQNKSEGASFYFLDPDGHKLELHVGNLAARLAACREKPYAGMTFYPQG, from the coding sequence ATGCTGCAATCGCTCAACCACCTGACCCTTGCGGTCAGCGACCTGCAAAAAAGTCTGACCTTCTGGCACGATGTACTGGGTTTAACGCTCCATGCCCGCTGGGATACCGGGGCGTATCTCACCTGCGGCGATCTGTGGCTCTGCCTCTCTTACGACGAGGCGCGCCGTGTCGTGCTGCCGCAGGAAAGTGACTATACCCATTACGCGTTTAGCGTCGCGGAACAGGATTTTGCACCGTTCTCGCACAAGCTTGAACAGGCGGGCGTCACCGTCTGGAAGCAGAATAAAAGCGAGGGAGCGTCGTTCTATTTTCTCGACCCGGACGGGCACAAGCTGGAGCTGCATGTGGGCAACCTCGCCGCGCGGCTGGCGGCGTGTCGGGAAAAACCCTACGCAGGAATGACGTTCTATCCGCAGGGTTAG
- a CDS encoding SH3 domain-containing protein produces the protein MSDFIEFPATGNVKTTTGVYTRRDNPSVFSPVACELPAGSRVTVLGAVVGDAVEGNTHWYRIEENTFIWAGACTRLDPYPAFPENNRVNWMAVVFEVR, from the coding sequence ATGAGCGATTTCATTGAATTCCCGGCAACGGGCAACGTGAAGACCACTACAGGGGTCTATACGCGCAGGGATAATCCATCCGTGTTCTCGCCTGTCGCCTGTGAACTGCCCGCGGGAAGCCGCGTCACGGTTCTGGGGGCGGTGGTGGGCGATGCCGTTGAAGGCAATACGCACTGGTATCGCATTGAAGAGAATACGTTTATCTGGGCGGGGGCCTGCACGCGGCTCGATCCCTATCCGGCGTTTCCGGAAAACAACAGGGTGAACTGGATGGCAGTCGTATTTGAAGTGCGATAG
- a CDS encoding GNAT family N-acetyltransferase yields the protein MELTAVSALHFSAAILTDILERCFQDYFVPFSLTPEAFAQRFGSEGLSYEDSCVWLRGDEPVAIALITRRAGAARLGAFAILPEYRGKGLARGMLTPLFAALKAKGISPFYLEVIHENTAAIALYEALGFRVSQGLWGFKGGTANVPMNGELREATLHDLLRAVWSAPGEHMPWQLDPLSLPLIPCEIISDGTGAWAAITTPGTKPLLRFLFVEPGSRGQGHARRMLQNLSALYPGICTPVAVPERFAPLFTSAGYQPLAITQFEMTQG from the coding sequence ATGGAACTGACCGCCGTGAGCGCACTTCACTTTAGTGCCGCCATTCTTACCGACATTCTGGAGCGTTGCTTTCAGGACTATTTCGTTCCGTTTTCGCTGACGCCCGAAGCCTTTGCCCAGCGCTTTGGCTCTGAAGGGTTAAGTTATGAAGACTCGTGCGTCTGGCTGCGTGGCGACGAGCCAGTCGCCATCGCCCTTATCACGCGCCGCGCGGGTGCAGCCCGGCTGGGTGCGTTTGCTATCCTCCCGGAATACCGTGGCAAAGGGCTGGCGCGAGGGATGCTAACGCCGCTGTTCGCAGCGCTGAAAGCCAAAGGCATCAGCCCGTTTTATCTGGAAGTTATCCACGAAAATACCGCCGCGATCGCGTTGTATGAAGCGCTGGGTTTTCGCGTTTCTCAGGGCCTGTGGGGCTTTAAAGGCGGAACAGCAAATGTGCCGATGAACGGGGAGCTTCGTGAGGCCACACTTCATGACCTGCTGCGGGCGGTGTGGTCCGCCCCCGGTGAACACATGCCGTGGCAGCTTGATCCGCTTTCATTGCCCCTGATCCCCTGTGAAATAATCAGCGATGGCACCGGAGCCTGGGCCGCCATTACCACGCCTGGCACGAAACCGCTGCTGCGGTTCTTGTTTGTGGAGCCAGGTTCACGTGGTCAGGGCCACGCGCGCCGGATGCTGCAAAATCTCAGTGCCCTGTATCCTGGTATCTGCACACCCGTTGCCGTACCTGAGCGGTTTGCCCCGCTGTTTACCTCGGCCGGGTATCAGCCGCTGGCGATCACCCAGTTTGAGATGACGCAGGGCTAA
- a CDS encoding DeoR/GlpR family DNA-binding transcription regulator, producing the protein MLDYAAFPGQRQDLIRQILQENGRVVCTELATRMNVSEHTIRRDLHELSKEGFCKKVYGGAVLQLPDAGNFFTREQKDSAKKDAIAQKAATLIKAGGCIFIDTGTTNLALAKALPADLSITVVTNSPAIAAELLRHPLCEVIMTGGQIQRASGGAVGATAANQIQGIIFDQAFIGGCAMDPDMGLTGFDFADCEFKKAVIAQSNQSIVVLTIDKLPGVARFVVAKSRDIDVLVVEEGMDKDVLDAFTAQDVRIVCA; encoded by the coding sequence ATGCTCGATTATGCTGCTTTTCCTGGGCAACGACAAGACCTGATCCGCCAGATCCTTCAGGAGAATGGCAGGGTGGTTTGCACAGAGCTGGCCACCCGAATGAACGTGTCAGAGCACACAATTCGCCGTGATTTACATGAGCTTAGCAAAGAAGGCTTTTGTAAAAAGGTCTATGGCGGCGCGGTGCTTCAGCTCCCGGATGCCGGGAATTTTTTCACGCGCGAGCAAAAAGACAGTGCAAAAAAGGACGCAATCGCGCAGAAAGCGGCAACCCTGATCAAAGCGGGCGGCTGTATTTTTATTGATACGGGAACAACCAATCTGGCGCTGGCGAAGGCGCTGCCTGCTGATCTCAGTATTACTGTTGTCACCAACTCTCCGGCAATCGCGGCTGAGCTGCTGCGTCATCCGCTGTGCGAGGTGATCATGACTGGCGGGCAGATCCAGCGAGCGTCCGGCGGGGCGGTTGGGGCCACTGCGGCAAACCAGATCCAGGGGATTATCTTCGATCAGGCCTTTATCGGCGGCTGTGCGATGGATCCTGATATGGGGCTGACCGGCTTTGACTTTGCCGACTGCGAGTTCAAAAAAGCGGTGATCGCCCAGAGTAATCAAAGCATTGTGGTGCTCACCATCGACAAGCTGCCTGGCGTGGCGCGTTTTGTGGTGGCGAAGAGCCGCGATATCGATGTGCTGGTGGTGGAAGAGGGCATGGACAAAGACGTGCTCGATGCATTCACGGCTCAGGATGTTCGCATTGTGTGCGCCTGA
- a CDS encoding cupin domain-containing protein, giving the protein MANQLNLNWPEFLEKYWQKQPVVLKNAFPNFVDPITPDELAGLAMEPEVDSRLVTHFNGKWQASNGPFEHFDNLGETGWSLLAQAVNHWHMPAAELVRPFRVLPDWRLDDLMISFSVPGGGVGPHIDQYDVFIIQGMGSRRWRVGDKLPMRQFCPHPALLHVDPFEPIIDEDLAPGDILYIPPGFPHDGFTHETALNYSVGFRGPNGRDLISSFADYALENDLGGEHYSDPDLTCREHPGRVEQYELDRIRQMMIDMISKPEDFTKWFGSFVSTPRHELDVAAAEPPYTPEEVLDALQGDETLTRLSGLRVLNIGGSFFINSEQLETVDAKAADALCRFTEFGQAELGEALQNPAFVEELTDLINQGYWYFEE; this is encoded by the coding sequence ATGGCGAATCAACTGAACCTGAACTGGCCGGAATTTCTTGAAAAATACTGGCAAAAACAACCCGTTGTGCTGAAAAATGCCTTCCCGAATTTTGTCGACCCGATTACGCCTGACGAGCTTGCAGGCCTGGCGATGGAGCCGGAAGTCGATAGCCGTCTGGTCACCCATTTCAACGGTAAATGGCAGGCCAGCAATGGCCCGTTTGAGCATTTCGATAATCTGGGCGAAACCGGCTGGTCACTGCTGGCGCAGGCGGTGAACCACTGGCATATGCCGGCGGCTGAGCTGGTGCGTCCGTTCCGCGTATTGCCGGACTGGCGTCTTGATGACCTGATGATCTCCTTCTCTGTACCGGGCGGTGGCGTTGGTCCGCATATCGATCAGTACGATGTGTTTATCATTCAGGGGATGGGTAGCCGCCGCTGGCGCGTGGGGGATAAGCTGCCAATGCGTCAGTTCTGCCCGCATCCGGCGCTGCTGCACGTTGATCCTTTTGAGCCGATCATCGACGAAGATCTGGCTCCGGGCGATATCCTCTACATTCCACCTGGATTCCCGCATGACGGATTCACTCATGAAACCGCGCTGAACTACTCCGTGGGCTTCCGTGGGCCAAATGGCCGCGATCTGATCAGCAGCTTTGCCGATTACGCCCTGGAAAACGATCTGGGCGGCGAGCACTACAGCGACCCGGATCTGACCTGCCGTGAACACCCAGGCCGCGTGGAACAGTACGAGCTTGATCGTATTCGCCAGATGATGATCGACATGATCAGCAAACCTGAAGATTTCACGAAATGGTTCGGCAGCTTTGTCTCTACGCCGCGCCACGAGCTGGATGTTGCCGCTGCGGAACCGCCATACACGCCAGAAGAGGTGCTTGATGCGCTTCAGGGCGACGAAACCCTCACCCGCCTGAGCGGGCTGCGTGTGCTGAATATTGGTGGCAGCTTCTTCATCAACAGCGAACAGCTGGAAACGGTGGATGCAAAAGCCGCTGATGCGCTGTGCCGCTTCACCGAGTTTGGGCAGGCTGAACTCGGCGAAGCATTGCAAAATCCGGCGTTTGTGGAAGAATTGACTGACCTGATTAATCAGGGTTACTGGTACTTCGAGGAGTAA